From the genome of Solidesulfovibrio carbinolicus, one region includes:
- the pilM gene encoding type IV pilus biogenesis protein PilM: MKALAVLMILLGLLAMLRFGSMDSQDVQRTEAIAHNFAVYRNEVHRYVFKDHKTPGDIATASLDLPTGWVMLRPWHARIEAGCLYVWGEASPEEIAVVRDLYWGSYAIGRAAAGQLVPSYGGVTPVPAFVSEGNIVSVVSVE; the protein is encoded by the coding sequence ATGAAAGCGCTGGCTGTTCTCATGATCCTTCTGGGACTCCTGGCTATGCTGCGCTTTGGGAGCATGGATTCCCAGGACGTGCAGCGGACTGAGGCGATAGCCCACAACTTCGCTGTCTACCGCAATGAAGTGCATCGGTATGTGTTTAAGGACCACAAAACGCCAGGGGATATTGCAACGGCTTCCCTGGACCTTCCCACGGGCTGGGTCATGCTGCGTCCCTGGCATGCTCGCATCGAGGCGGGCTGCCTCTACGTCTGGGGAGAAGCGTCGCCTGAGGAAATAGCGGTTGTCCGGGATTTATACTGGGGAAGCTACGCCATCGGCCGCGCGGCGGCTGGCCAGCTTGTCCCCAGTTACGGCGGCGTCACCCCGGTCCCTGCCTTCGTTTCCGAGGGCAACATCGTGAGCGTGGTCAGCGTGGAGTAA
- the pilV gene encoding shufflon system plasmid conjugative transfer pilus tip adhesin PilV: MKLIETIGALLVLFIMLPVLLNLWELGSIELEKRQAADQLLAVSKAAAAYVRKHQTDLLTQTSASSGPAIGTDPLVTEGFLDAGFLGHNVWGQTYQITFRQPSANTLQAVVLTTGGRGQDSKDVRFATSVVPSAAAMAGGAGGFVPTGVIPDQPSSSLRGAFGGWTLNLASVGITSPGPGHLGALSTFDSSSLGQDFLYRVAVPGHPELNQMQTELDMTDHAIRNLYEVQFTARTLDSETCDTAAEGRLFLDNAQGLYLCRNGKMEMMADTGNSTLFKNATLAKDGDLIDKPSCPPGTDTTPQIFVAPTIAAAGAAAPPITSFQAWAVNASPTQWQVHLRLLTTDDTLGWVNPASDYGRIMVCTTCAKGS, translated from the coding sequence ATGAAACTCATCGAAACCATCGGGGCGCTGCTCGTCCTTTTCATCATGCTTCCGGTCCTCTTGAACCTGTGGGAGCTGGGCTCAATCGAGTTGGAAAAAAGGCAGGCAGCCGACCAACTGCTCGCGGTTTCCAAGGCTGCGGCCGCCTATGTCCGCAAGCACCAGACAGACCTTTTGACGCAGACCTCGGCCTCCAGCGGGCCGGCGATCGGGACCGACCCGCTGGTCACGGAAGGGTTTTTGGACGCCGGCTTTCTGGGCCACAACGTCTGGGGCCAGACCTATCAAATCACCTTTCGGCAGCCGTCAGCCAATACCCTTCAGGCCGTGGTTCTGACCACGGGCGGGCGCGGGCAGGATTCCAAGGATGTACGGTTTGCCACCTCGGTCGTTCCCTCGGCGGCGGCCATGGCGGGAGGAGCCGGCGGCTTTGTCCCCACGGGCGTTATTCCGGACCAGCCATCCAGTTCACTGCGCGGAGCCTTCGGCGGGTGGACACTTAACCTGGCCAGCGTCGGGATCACATCCCCAGGGCCTGGCCATCTTGGGGCGCTCAGCACGTTCGACAGCTCAAGCCTCGGTCAGGATTTCCTCTACCGGGTGGCCGTCCCGGGCCACCCGGAACTCAACCAGATGCAAACGGAACTGGATATGACGGATCACGCAATCCGAAACCTCTATGAGGTCCAGTTCACCGCACGAACGTTAGATAGCGAAACCTGCGATACCGCCGCTGAAGGCAGGTTATTTTTGGATAACGCACAGGGTCTTTACCTTTGCCGGAACGGCAAAATGGAAATGATGGCCGATACCGGCAACAGCACGCTTTTTAAAAACGCGACCCTGGCCAAGGACGGGGACCTTATTGACAAGCCGTCCTGTCCGCCGGGAACCGATACCACTCCGCAAATCTTCGTGGCTCCGACAATCGCAGCCGCCGGGGCCGCCGCTCCTCCCATCACATCGTTTCAGGCTTGGGCGGTCAACGCCAGTCCGACCCAATGGCAGGTGCATTTGCGGCTTTTGACCACGGACGACACCTTGGGTTGGGTCAATCCCGCATCGGACTACGGCCGCATCATGGTCTGTACAACCTGCGCCAAAGGAAGTTGA
- a CDS encoding TrbI/VirB10 family protein has protein sequence MLNDPNEYIETQRMRKWPLYLSIVVGAILLGILVYSVEFTSKAKKDVKEKPAIVVRDDKPLISDAGGMGMATPPPPPTPTTPPQPIVQVVTSNEPPEYKRELEELRRQRHQAAMTALSSPLVIRKVKDETAKIGLQGENNPLKPERESTGDPLDRLERLAGAPREGDYNPAADKDKEAFFDRAKKTDKQWISPNTRMAGQRFEVKTGAVIPAVMIGGINSDLPGQIIAQVSQNVFDTANGQFLLIPQGARLYGVYDSRIIYGQSRVLVAWNRIIFPDGSAITLESMPGTDSAGYSGFNDEVNNHYFRTFGGALLMSLITGTTSWAVDSMTPTSNSSNSTNSSSTPTLQQEMASALATQFGQTTSKLLEKNMNIKPTLEIRPGYRFNVIVTKDLVFKEPYREQ, from the coding sequence ATGCTCAATGATCCCAATGAATATATCGAAACCCAAAGGATGCGGAAGTGGCCGCTCTATCTTTCTATTGTCGTCGGAGCCATATTGCTTGGCATTCTTGTCTACTCTGTGGAGTTTACCAGCAAGGCTAAGAAGGATGTGAAAGAAAAGCCGGCAATAGTCGTTCGGGATGACAAGCCCCTCATAAGTGATGCCGGCGGCATGGGCATGGCGACGCCTCCACCGCCGCCAACGCCGACAACACCGCCCCAGCCCATCGTCCAGGTGGTCACCAGCAACGAGCCGCCGGAATATAAACGCGAATTGGAAGAATTGCGCAGGCAGCGGCATCAAGCCGCCATGACCGCGCTTTCGTCGCCGCTTGTCATTCGCAAGGTCAAGGACGAGACGGCGAAGATCGGGCTCCAGGGTGAGAACAATCCGCTGAAGCCCGAAAGAGAGTCGACCGGTGACCCTCTTGACCGGCTTGAGCGGCTCGCGGGAGCGCCCCGGGAGGGGGACTACAACCCGGCGGCGGACAAGGACAAGGAGGCCTTTTTTGATCGGGCGAAGAAGACCGATAAACAGTGGATTTCCCCCAACACCCGGATGGCGGGACAGCGGTTTGAGGTCAAAACCGGTGCCGTGATCCCAGCGGTGATGATCGGTGGCATCAATTCGGATTTGCCCGGCCAAATCATCGCTCAGGTCAGCCAGAATGTCTTCGACACGGCCAATGGCCAATTCCTGCTCATCCCGCAAGGAGCCAGACTCTACGGGGTCTATGACTCCCGGATCATCTATGGCCAGTCCCGCGTGCTCGTGGCCTGGAACCGCATCATCTTTCCTGATGGCTCGGCCATCACCCTGGAGTCCATGCCCGGCACTGACAGCGCCGGCTATTCGGGCTTCAACGATGAGGTGAACAATCACTATTTCCGAACTTTTGGCGGCGCGCTGCTCATGTCGCTCATCACCGGGACCACTTCTTGGGCCGTGGACAGCATGACCCCGACATCCAATAGCTCCAATTCCACAAACAGTTCCTCGACGCCGACGCTCCAGCAGGAAATGGCCTCGGCCCTGGCCACGCAGTTCGGCCAAACTACCTCCAAGCTTCTCGAAAAAAACATGAACATCAAGCCGACGCTGGAAATCCGGCCTGGCTACCGGTTCAACGTCATCGTGACCAAGGACCTGGTCTTCAAGGAGCCGTATCGTGAGCAGTGA
- a CDS encoding type IV secretory system conjugative DNA transfer family protein, translating into MSSEIIQHGLGGIKTRRKLLRWGYLLFMVLLAGVSLSLATQRVAAFFGNHQSLGTPWGSAFGMVWYAPWSILSWHQWSDEYEAVRRAEFHGQMLFIVPQFLILGFALLSMRKPKDTSDIHGSAHWASEDEIKEMGLCGGQGIYVGGWLKKFHGWQAVRQWLRGRRAQTQRYLRHDGPEHVLLYAPTRSGKGVGVILPTLLSYPDSTVNLDIKGENWALTAGWRRSQGHKVLRFDPSDASLGDDRLGTCFNPLDEVRLDTLKAIPDVQNIATMIVDPEGKGLQDYWAKAGFAFIAGALLHCLVTVRHKAKRTATLSDLGNMLADKDRTIEELFEEMLKTDHAALVAECFPSGAIGGQDIHTFIASSAREMLNKSANECSGVVGTAVSNLALYRDPVVAMNTARSDFRVRDLLHHEKPVSLYLVVSPTDVNRVRPLLRLILNIIISRICERMDFENGEQKKPPRRLLMLMDEFTSIGKMEVINKSIAYAAGYGINYLLVIQNIEQLNETYGKENGIKGNCHVRIAYAPNTLETAKELSEMTGKTTVVTERTSLSGSRSGHLKNASVSISETARPLLTPDECMRLPGLTKTGEKAKKPGDMLIFVAGQSPIYGHQILYFRDPAFSERVKIPAPVQSDSLGAATSSNLKANPKATTALEKQSGYAAYLKKAQGAQA; encoded by the coding sequence GTGAGCAGTGAGATCATTCAGCACGGCCTGGGCGGCATCAAGACGCGCCGTAAGCTTTTGCGATGGGGCTACCTCCTTTTCATGGTGCTCTTGGCCGGGGTCAGCTTGTCCTTGGCAACCCAGCGGGTGGCGGCCTTCTTTGGCAACCATCAATCTCTGGGCACCCCCTGGGGCTCGGCCTTCGGCATGGTCTGGTACGCGCCCTGGTCGATCCTTTCGTGGCACCAGTGGAGCGACGAATACGAGGCCGTGCGCCGGGCCGAGTTCCATGGGCAGATGCTCTTTATCGTCCCCCAATTTCTGATCCTGGGATTTGCTCTGCTGTCCATGCGTAAACCCAAAGACACGTCCGATATTCATGGCTCCGCCCACTGGGCCTCGGAGGATGAGATCAAGGAGATGGGGCTTTGCGGCGGTCAAGGCATCTATGTCGGCGGTTGGCTCAAGAAATTCCATGGGTGGCAGGCCGTCAGGCAATGGCTCCGGGGTCGTCGCGCGCAGACGCAACGCTATCTGCGCCATGATGGCCCCGAGCACGTGCTCCTCTATGCGCCAACCAGGTCCGGCAAAGGCGTGGGCGTCATCCTGCCGACGTTGCTTTCCTACCCCGATTCAACGGTCAACTTGGACATCAAAGGTGAGAACTGGGCGCTGACTGCGGGGTGGCGGCGGTCCCAGGGGCACAAGGTCCTGCGCTTTGATCCGTCAGATGCCAGCCTTGGCGATGACAGGCTCGGCACCTGCTTCAACCCCCTGGATGAGGTGCGGCTGGATACGCTCAAGGCCATCCCGGACGTGCAAAACATCGCCACCATGATCGTGGACCCCGAGGGCAAGGGGCTCCAAGACTATTGGGCCAAAGCGGGTTTTGCCTTCATTGCCGGCGCGCTGCTCCATTGCTTGGTGACGGTGCGCCACAAGGCAAAAAGGACGGCCACCCTCAGCGATCTGGGCAACATGCTTGCCGACAAGGACCGCACGATTGAGGAGCTCTTTGAGGAGATGCTCAAAACTGATCATGCGGCCCTGGTCGCGGAATGCTTTCCCTCGGGAGCCATAGGCGGCCAGGACATTCATACGTTTATCGCCTCCTCGGCCCGGGAGATGCTCAACAAGAGCGCCAACGAGTGCTCGGGCGTCGTGGGCACGGCCGTTTCCAACCTGGCGCTTTACCGCGATCCAGTGGTGGCCATGAACACGGCCCGCTCGGACTTTCGGGTGCGCGATCTTCTTCATCATGAAAAGCCGGTGAGTCTTTATCTCGTTGTGAGCCCCACGGATGTGAACCGAGTGCGGCCACTGCTCCGGCTGATCCTCAACATCATCATCAGCCGTATTTGCGAACGCATGGATTTCGAGAACGGCGAGCAAAAGAAGCCGCCTCGCCGTTTGCTCATGCTCATGGATGAGTTCACTTCCATCGGCAAGATGGAAGTCATTAACAAATCCATCGCCTATGCCGCTGGATACGGCATCAACTATCTGCTCGTTATTCAAAACATCGAGCAACTCAATGAGACCTACGGCAAGGAAAATGGCATCAAGGGCAACTGTCACGTCCGGATCGCCTACGCGCCGAATACCCTGGAGACGGCCAAAGAACTCTCGGAAATGACAGGCAAGACGACGGTCGTGACCGAAAGGACCTCCTTGTCAGGCTCTCGCAGTGGGCACTTGAAAAACGCCTCGGTCAGCATCTCCGAGACCGCTCGGCCGCTTCTGACGCCAGACGAATGTATGCGCCTGCCGGGCCTCACGAAAACGGGCGAGAAAGCCAAAAAGCCCGGCGACATGCTCATTTTCGTGGCCGGCCAGTCTCCAATCTACGGCCATCAAATCCTGTATTTTCGAGACCCGGCATTTTCCGAACGGGTCAAAATACCGGCTCCAGTCCAATCCGACTCCCTCGGTGCGGCCACCAGCTCCAACCTTAAAGCCAATCCTAAGGCCACAACCGCCCTTGAGAAGCAAAGTGGCTACGCTGCCTACCTCAAAAAAGCGCAGGGGGCTCAAGCATGA
- the traF gene encoding conjugative transfer signal peptidase TraF, which translates to MRPSVVFLVCIMGCAGVLFFEGGFRFNATASMPRGVYQLVPGQAVVIEHGALVSFCLEDTTFTPLALERGYLRPGSCPGGLQPLLKVVAGLPGDEVGLAPDGIWINGRLQPESQAHSQDSSGRPLPPIALRSGRIPQGMALILSSGHPGGFDGRYFGLVPLTSLQLVKPVQLFDTGEK; encoded by the coding sequence ATGAGGCCCAGCGTCGTCTTTCTCGTGTGCATCATGGGGTGCGCGGGAGTCCTTTTTTTCGAGGGCGGGTTTCGGTTCAACGCCACCGCCTCGATGCCCAGGGGGGTCTATCAGCTTGTCCCTGGCCAGGCTGTGGTGATCGAGCACGGCGCCCTCGTCAGCTTCTGCCTGGAAGACACAACCTTCACGCCTTTGGCTCTGGAGCGGGGTTACCTGCGGCCCGGATCATGTCCGGGTGGACTGCAACCATTGCTCAAGGTCGTAGCGGGGCTCCCAGGTGACGAGGTGGGCCTGGCCCCGGACGGCATCTGGATTAACGGCCGGCTCCAGCCTGAGAGCCAGGCGCATTCGCAAGACAGCTCCGGCAGGCCGCTGCCGCCAATCGCACTTCGCTCTGGCCGGATTCCCCAGGGCATGGCCCTGATCCTGTCATCTGGGCATCCAGGCGGTTTTGACGGCCGATACTTTGGCCTGGTCCCCCTCACTTCGCTTCAACTGGTGAAGCCGGTTCAACTCTTCGACACAGGAGAAAAATGA
- a CDS encoding zincin-like metallopeptidase domain-containing protein: protein MAHKDRKPFHEEFAAQLIEDLKNGTASWQKPWQPGELHAPLNPVSGTVYSGINRVMLSRKGYEDPRWMSLKQANSLDCRVRKGEKAQTIVYWQFSKEEPARDDDGKPKLDGEGNQVMEKVELSRPIVRFSSVFHVSQLEGNIPPLDPSTVSLAWDPNQKAETILENSGATIKHNQRNRAYYSLRSDEICLPPKDHFPSADGYYVTALHELGHWTGHPSRLDREFGPFGSEPYAREELRAEIASWMLGQDLGIGHDPGQHLAYVDSWVSVLEKDPYEIVRACRDAEKIKQHVLNMEQKQEQSQEMMAQDKAVASSPAEKKEDLDARVHFWHENETGKSLQDFLGLSNDAFAAYLRDEGVEKAPPAPAKEKTFLAVPFREKERAKAAGAKWDGKAKLWYAPEGADMTKLGTWLPSKEPSPAQTMDPKEEFAQALRAAGLELQGAPIMDGKIHRVPIAGRPNALDGAYQGFLDGHPAGWYQNYVTGEKTTWKAHGHTLTDEQKAALKLEAAERGQRRERERLNEQNRVAQQCTQAFAERSLASAEHPYLLKKRVLPLGIKESWTDDARAGELLLVPLCNADGELRNVQEIHPDGSKRFQPGGQKKGCFHLIDPERKLDQGEILLTEGYATGASVHMATEKPVAVAFDAGNLEPVAQALREKYPAAKITICADNDYRNPNSNVGVEKAKQAAQGIGGNVVVPVFNKEEMAVGLKDFNDLHLSRGLKEVAAQVSKARGMTRGHDQHLGRELSCEMTR from the coding sequence GTGGCGCATAAAGACCGCAAACCCTTTCACGAAGAATTTGCCGCACAGCTCATCGAGGACCTTAAAAATGGCACGGCTTCTTGGCAAAAACCTTGGCAGCCCGGGGAACTGCACGCGCCGCTGAATCCCGTCTCGGGCACGGTCTACAGCGGCATCAATCGGGTGATGCTCTCCCGCAAAGGGTACGAGGACCCGCGCTGGATGTCGTTGAAGCAGGCCAACTCCCTGGATTGCCGGGTCCGGAAGGGCGAAAAAGCCCAGACCATCGTCTATTGGCAGTTCTCCAAGGAGGAGCCGGCCCGGGACGATGACGGGAAGCCGAAGCTGGACGGCGAGGGCAACCAGGTCATGGAAAAGGTGGAGTTAAGCCGCCCGATTGTGCGCTTCTCTTCGGTTTTTCACGTCAGCCAGTTGGAGGGTAACATCCCGCCTTTGGACCCGTCCACGGTCAGCCTGGCTTGGGACCCGAATCAAAAGGCGGAGACGATCCTCGAAAACTCGGGCGCGACCATCAAACACAATCAGCGCAACCGGGCGTATTACAGCCTGCGCTCGGATGAAATCTGCCTGCCCCCCAAAGACCATTTCCCCTCGGCTGATGGCTACTACGTCACGGCGCTCCACGAACTTGGCCATTGGACCGGCCATCCTTCCCGGTTGGACCGGGAGTTCGGTCCCTTCGGTTCCGAGCCTTATGCCCGCGAGGAGTTGCGGGCTGAAATCGCCTCTTGGATGCTCGGTCAGGATTTAGGCATCGGCCACGATCCCGGGCAGCATCTGGCCTACGTGGACTCGTGGGTCTCCGTTCTCGAAAAGGACCCCTATGAAATCGTCCGCGCCTGCCGCGACGCGGAGAAGATCAAACAGCACGTGCTCAACATGGAACAAAAGCAGGAACAGTCCCAGGAGATGATGGCCCAAGACAAAGCCGTCGCCAGCTCCCCGGCCGAAAAGAAAGAGGACCTCGATGCCCGGGTTCATTTTTGGCATGAAAATGAGACCGGCAAGTCTCTCCAGGATTTTTTGGGGCTTAGCAACGACGCATTTGCCGCCTATCTGCGTGACGAGGGCGTGGAAAAAGCGCCCCCCGCTCCCGCCAAGGAAAAAACCTTCCTGGCCGTGCCGTTTCGCGAAAAGGAACGGGCGAAAGCGGCCGGAGCCAAGTGGGATGGCAAAGCCAAGCTCTGGTACGCGCCCGAGGGCGCGGACATGACCAAGCTCGGCACCTGGCTGCCGTCCAAAGAGCCGAGCCCGGCCCAAACCATGGACCCCAAGGAAGAGTTCGCCCAGGCCTTGCGCGCAGCCGGCCTGGAGCTTCAGGGCGCGCCTATCATGGATGGGAAGATTCACCGGGTCCCAATCGCCGGTCGACCGAACGCTCTGGATGGTGCTTACCAAGGTTTCCTCGATGGCCATCCCGCCGGCTGGTACCAGAACTACGTGACCGGCGAAAAAACCACGTGGAAAGCTCATGGCCACACCCTGACCGATGAACAGAAGGCGGCTCTCAAATTGGAAGCGGCTGAACGCGGTCAGCGCCGGGAGCGTGAACGGCTCAATGAACAGAACCGAGTAGCCCAGCAGTGCACCCAAGCCTTTGCCGAACGCTCTCTCGCCTCCGCCGAGCACCCGTATCTCCTGAAAAAGAGGGTCCTCCCGCTTGGAATCAAAGAATCCTGGACTGACGACGCACGGGCAGGCGAGTTATTGCTCGTCCCCCTCTGCAATGCGGACGGGGAACTGCGCAATGTCCAGGAAATCCATCCGGACGGCAGCAAGCGGTTCCAGCCTGGGGGGCAGAAAAAAGGCTGCTTCCACTTGATCGATCCTGAGCGGAAGCTCGATCAAGGGGAAATCTTGTTGACCGAAGGCTACGCCACAGGTGCCAGCGTGCATATGGCCACAGAGAAGCCAGTGGCCGTGGCGTTTGACGCCGGCAATTTGGAGCCGGTTGCCCAGGCGCTACGTGAAAAGTATCCCGCTGCCAAAATCACGATCTGCGCGGATAACGACTATCGAAACCCCAACAGCAACGTCGGGGTCGAGAAGGCCAAGCAGGCCGCCCAGGGCATTGGTGGGAATGTCGTCGTCCCTGTCTTTAACAAAGAGGAAATGGCTGTTGGCTTAAAGGACTTCAACGATCTCCATCTTTCTCGGGGGCTCAAGGAAGTGGCCGCACAAGTGTCCAAGGCCCGAGGGATGACTCGGGGCCACGACCAGCATCTTGGCCGTGAACTGAGCTGCGAGATGACCCGATGA
- a CDS encoding lytic transglycosylase domain-containing protein → MNTIRQVCMALIVLLAAASPARAQSTVDLVNLFDGPCERYGVPKPLALAIAGHESGGRPWAMNIAGRPVLHASKEEALAVARAALAAGLSFDIGLMQINAQWLRRYRLPLELVFEPRGNVQVGVWILAQAIKRYGLTWEAVATYHTPLERNPERGRAYAAAVLARLGSKAPAMMSSSSSSPRQTVSPAASPMVVKRREVASNEK, encoded by the coding sequence ATGAACACGATCCGCCAGGTCTGCATGGCCCTGATCGTGCTCCTTGCCGCGGCCTCCCCTGCCCGAGCGCAATCCACCGTTGACCTGGTCAACCTCTTCGATGGTCCTTGCGAACGCTACGGCGTGCCGAAGCCGTTGGCCTTGGCTATCGCTGGCCATGAAAGCGGCGGCCGTCCATGGGCCATGAACATTGCCGGCCGGCCGGTCCTTCACGCGTCGAAGGAAGAGGCCTTGGCGGTGGCCCGGGCCGCGCTTGCCGCCGGGCTCTCCTTCGACATCGGTCTCATGCAAATCAATGCGCAGTGGCTTCGACGCTACCGACTGCCCCTGGAGCTGGTGTTCGAGCCTCGCGGCAACGTCCAGGTGGGCGTCTGGATACTGGCCCAGGCCATCAAGCGCTATGGCCTGACCTGGGAGGCCGTGGCCACCTATCACACCCCCCTGGAACGAAATCCTGAACGCGGGCGGGCCTACGCCGCCGCTGTCCTGGCCAGACTCGGCAGCAAAGCTCCTGCGATGATGTCGTCTTCCTCTTCGAGTCCGCGACAGACGGTGTCGCCGGCAGCATCGCCAATGGTCGTCAAACGTCGAGAAGTGGCCAGCAACGAAAAGTGA
- the topA gene encoding type I DNA topoisomerase, whose product MNLLIVESPGKIKKIQGFLGEGWQVMASVGHVRDLPRDDIGVNETSYRPRYLPTERGKGVIAKLAKAVQDAQAVYLATDPDREGEAIAWHLADALRLKDPQRVTYAEITEQAVKKALASPRGLDMHLVAAQEGRRVLDRLVGYKVSGPLSRVVGGKKSAGRVQSPALRLVVDREREIRAFTVTTHYGVNLIFDQVENITPGWVATWLVKDWLEPGRSYLLDKELATRVATETRKVTVLSCEETESRSAPPAPFTTSTLQQAASAALKISPKETMGLAQRLYEAGHITYMRTDSPNLSDEAVAAIQEYCRSRDWPVVAKSRRWKSKEGAQEAHEAIRPTHIEAEEAGETEGEQALYALIRRRTLASQLDDAVFDVRTVQLAGNVISDRGPIFEAKGRTLSRPGWKIVIKQDDAEGEEQEKENPVPRLQAGSQLAVGAGLVTVHKTKPPARYTEASLVKALEERGIGRPSTYAAILENIMAREYVRLEKRNLVPTDAGEVVVDALRGHFGFLDYSYTQGMEESLDALAEGKVPYVEVMRQFHTSLEAELKGFVSLTSHACPACGKPLRRITKPAGKNDRGYDFWGCSGYPDCSATFANAGGKPGERLETRQKAPVSSFQCPKCKKPLIHRIKEGAGGYDFWGCSEFPKCKESFPDAGGQPAFDAKRKGGKA is encoded by the coding sequence ATGAACCTTTTGATTGTTGAATCCCCTGGCAAGATCAAAAAAATACAAGGTTTCCTGGGTGAGGGATGGCAGGTCATGGCCAGCGTCGGCCACGTGCGCGATCTGCCCAGGGATGACATCGGCGTCAACGAGACGTCCTACCGCCCGCGCTACCTGCCCACCGAACGGGGGAAAGGCGTCATCGCCAAGCTGGCCAAGGCTGTTCAAGATGCCCAGGCCGTGTACCTGGCCACGGACCCCGACCGGGAGGGGGAAGCAATTGCGTGGCATCTGGCCGACGCCTTGCGGCTCAAAGACCCTCAGCGTGTCACCTACGCCGAAATTACAGAACAGGCGGTCAAAAAGGCTCTGGCTAGCCCGCGTGGCCTGGATATGCATCTTGTGGCCGCCCAGGAAGGTCGTCGTGTTTTAGATCGGTTGGTGGGCTACAAGGTCTCAGGCCCTCTTTCGCGGGTCGTGGGCGGCAAAAAGTCGGCGGGGCGCGTTCAGAGTCCGGCTCTGCGCCTGGTCGTGGATCGTGAGCGCGAAATCCGAGCTTTTACGGTCACGACGCATTACGGGGTCAATCTCATTTTTGACCAGGTCGAAAACATCACCCCCGGCTGGGTGGCCACCTGGTTGGTGAAGGATTGGCTGGAACCAGGTCGAAGCTACTTGCTGGACAAGGAACTGGCCACGAGGGTGGCCACTGAGACCCGCAAGGTGACTGTCCTGAGTTGCGAGGAGACGGAAAGCCGGTCCGCGCCGCCAGCGCCGTTCACCACGTCGACGCTCCAGCAGGCGGCTTCAGCGGCTCTGAAGATCTCCCCGAAGGAAACGATGGGCCTCGCGCAACGGCTCTATGAGGCCGGGCATATCACCTATATGCGGACGGACTCGCCCAACCTCAGCGATGAGGCCGTGGCTGCCATCCAGGAGTATTGCCGCAGCCGGGACTGGCCGGTGGTGGCTAAAAGCCGGCGGTGGAAGAGCAAGGAAGGCGCGCAGGAGGCCCATGAGGCCATTCGTCCCACCCACATCGAGGCAGAAGAGGCTGGAGAGACCGAGGGCGAGCAGGCCCTCTACGCGCTGATCCGCCGGCGCACCTTGGCCAGCCAGCTAGATGACGCTGTTTTTGACGTCCGGACCGTGCAGCTAGCGGGTAACGTCATCTCGGATCGCGGGCCTATTTTTGAGGCCAAAGGCCGAACCCTGAGCAGACCCGGCTGGAAGATCGTCATAAAACAAGACGATGCCGAGGGCGAGGAGCAGGAAAAAGAGAACCCTGTGCCGCGCCTCCAGGCGGGCAGTCAACTGGCGGTGGGAGCCGGCCTGGTTACGGTACATAAAACCAAACCACCGGCACGGTATACCGAAGCGTCCCTGGTCAAGGCACTGGAGGAGCGGGGTATCGGGCGGCCGTCCACCTATGCTGCCATCCTAGAGAACATCATGGCCAGGGAGTACGTGCGCCTGGAAAAACGTAACCTGGTGCCAACGGATGCCGGCGAGGTCGTGGTCGATGCGCTTCGCGGTCACTTCGGCTTTCTGGACTATTCCTATACCCAGGGCATGGAAGAAAGCCTTGATGCCCTAGCGGAGGGAAAAGTTCCTTATGTTGAGGTCATGCGCCAATTTCACACGAGCCTTGAAGCAGAGCTTAAAGGCTTCGTGTCCCTCACTTCCCATGCTTGTCCGGCCTGCGGTAAGCCTTTGCGCCGGATCACCAAGCCAGCGGGCAAGAATGACCGTGGCTACGATTTCTGGGGGTGCTCGGGTTATCCGGATTGCTCTGCGACATTCGCCAATGCCGGCGGCAAGCCTGGAGAACGCCTGGAAACCCGGCAAAAGGCTCCTGTGAGCAGCTTCCAGTGTCCGAAATGCAAAAAGCCCTTGATCCACCGCATAAAGGAAGGGGCCGGAGGCTACGATTTCTGGGGATGCTCGGAATTTCCGAAATGCAAGGAGTCCTTTCCTGATGCCGGCGGTCAGCCTGCTTTTGACGCCAAGAGGAAAGGAGGCAAAGCATGA